One part of the Aliidongia dinghuensis genome encodes these proteins:
- a CDS encoding cupin domain-containing protein, translating into MTTITIIRSAEVTSGPLPPAGQRPGADKGDPQLGLLRIAPNAGGNIGIWECQPGGWPINNRPDTEVAFILSGTATITDATTGIAHTVTAGDLVVLPPGWTG; encoded by the coding sequence ATGACCACCATAACCATCATCAGGAGTGCGGAAGTTACCTCCGGTCCTCTACCCCCTGCCGGTCAACGGCCCGGCGCGGACAAGGGCGACCCGCAGCTTGGCCTGCTGAGGATCGCTCCGAACGCCGGCGGCAACATCGGCATCTGGGAATGCCAGCCCGGCGGCTGGCCCATCAACAACCGCCCCGACACCGAGGTAGCGTTTATCCTGTCGGGCACCGCCACCATCACGGATGCCACCACCGGCATCGCCCACACCGTCACGGCGGGGGATCTCGTCGTCCTGCCCCCGGGCTGGACCGG